In the Diachasmimorpha longicaudata isolate KC_UGA_2023 chromosome 1, iyDiaLong2, whole genome shotgun sequence genome, one interval contains:
- the LOC135167852 gene encoding protein yellow-like isoform X1: protein MTSRKLKHRSATPWSIEPDGEDKDFNYDDSLEDYRHYAGDFGRKHNFSPQYHFHGYNEIRMTNVMPLLVSMTLLGLQEYSAQSPNLLEQISQELEPPQIPEGGYRVSSSSFLSPEILNSMRSGRFSESQHSASYGNTNGNDFTFVEPSLSFEPPGNSIPMEDKPGPSMELVYAWRTVDFEFESEAARERAIFEGNYIPENNLPLGLEFWHDRVFVTLPKWRSGVPATLTTAPRYSKDRSPKLRPYPSWGWHHQDSCGGMTSVFRVQVDECDRLWVLDSGTVNLTADPKQICPPAIFLFDLRTDRLLRRYQIPEDQVKQDSLWSNIVVDVRDGNCNSATAYLSDVWRFAMIVYHFSNDTSFRIQHHFFLPDPLSARYELHGIQFQWMDGVLGLALSPLDINNDRTLFFHPMSSFREFAVSTSVLTDKDTAETSPESFMPVGKPRAKDYGHSSGSAIDKHGVMFINMVTRDSVWCWDTRKEHIPQNLGVIGVSNESLVFPNDLRVDHEDRQSFWTISNRLPMYLYGPWNPHDINFRVYRGYVDEAVRNTVCDPNYIVPESEHGYDETC, encoded by the exons ATGACTTCAAGGAAGTTAAAACATCGGAGCGCAACACCTTGGTCTATTGAACCTGATGGAGAGGACAAGGATTTCAACTATGATGATTCCCTGGAGGATTACAGACATTATGCAGGGGATTTTGGgagaaaacataatttttccccacAATACCACTTTCACGGATACAATGAAATTC GTATGACAAACGTAATGCCGCTGCTGGTGTCAATGACCCTGTTGGGACTTCAGGAGTACTCAGCCCAGAGCCCAAACCTCCTGGAGCAGATTTCCCAAGAGCTGGAGCCCCCCCAAATACCGGAAGGTGGATATAGAGTA TCTTCTTCCAGTTTTCTCAGTCCCGAGATTCTCAACTCCATGAGATCGGGTAGATTCAGTGAATCGCAACACAGTGCCTCTTATGGTAATACTAATGGTAACGATTTTACATTCGTCGAGCCAAGTCTCAGCTTCGAACCACCAGGTAATTCAATTCCTATGGAGGATAAACCTGGTCCATCGATGGAGCTT gtCTATGCGTGGAGAACAGTTGACTTCGAATTCGAGAGTGAAGCAGCACGAGAGCGTGCAATATTCGAGGGCAATTACATCCCAGAGAATAATTTACCACTCGGTTTGGAGTTCTGGCACGATAGGGTCTTTGTTACACTGCCAAAGTGGAGAAGTGGAGTGCCAGCTACACTCACCACTGCCCCGAGGTACTCTAAGGATAGAAGCCCGAAATTGAGACCCTATCCGAGCTGGGGATGGCATCATCAAG ATTCATGTGGAGGCATGACATCAGTGTTCCGTGTCCAAGTAGACGAGTGTGACCGGCTCTGGGTCTTGGACTCCGGTACAGTGAATCTCACCGCGGATCCAAAGCAGATCTGTCCCCCCGCGATCTTCCTCTTCGACCTGCGAACAGACCGCCTCCTCCGACGTTACCAGATCCCCGAGGACCAAGTGAAGCAGGACTCCTTGTGGTCGAACATAGTCGTGGACGTCAGAGACGGCAACTGTAACTCAGCGACAGCCTATTTATCAGATGTGTGGCGATTCGCAATGATAGTCTACCACTTTTCGAATGACACGTCCTTCCGGATTCAGCATCACTTCTTCCTCCCGGATCCCCTGTCAGCGCGCTATGAACTCCACGGAATCCAGTTCCAGTGGATGGACGGCGTTCTGGGGCTCGCCCTGAGCCCTTTGGACATCAACAACGATCGTACCCTCTTCTTCCATCCCATGTCGAGCTTCCGAGAATTCGCCGTCTCCACCTCCGTCCTAACTGATAAGGACACAGCTGAGACGAGTCCCGAGAGCTTTATGCCAGTGGGCAAGCCTCGAGCGAAGGACTACGGTCACTCCTCAGGATCAGCTATAGACAAACACGGAGTAATGTTCATTAATATGGTGACCAGGGACTCGGTCTGGTGCTGGGACACCAGGAAAGAGCATATTCCGCAGAATCTGGGAGTCATCGGTGTTAGCAATGAGTCCCTCGTCTTTCCGAACGATCTCAGGGTCGATCACGAGGACCGGCAGAGCTTCTGGACCATCTCCAATAGACTACCCATGTACCTTTATGGTCCCTGGAACCCTCATGACATCAACTTCCGGGTCTACAGGGGGTATGTTGATGAAGCTGTCAGAAATACCGTGTGCGATCCCAATTACATCGTTCCGGAGTCCGAGCATGGGTACGACGAAACATGCTGA
- the LOC135167852 gene encoding protein yellow-like isoform X5, with product MTNVMPLLVSMTLLGLQEYSAQSPNLLEQISQELEPPQIPEGGYRVSSSSFLSPEILNSMRSGRFSESQHSASYGNTNGNDFTFVEPSLSFEPPGNSIPMEDKPGPSMELVYAWRTVDFEFESEAARERAIFEGNYIPENNLPLGLEFWHDRVFVTLPKWRSGVPATLTTAPRYSKDRSPKLRPYPSWGWHHQDSCGGMTSVFRVQVDECDRLWVLDSGTVNLTADPKQICPPAIFLFDLRTDRLLRRYQIPEDQVKQDSLWSNIVVDVRDGNCNSATAYLSDVWRFAMIVYHFSNDTSFRIQHHFFLPDPLSARYELHGIQFQWMDGVLGLALSPLDINNDRTLFFHPMSSFREFAVSTSVLTDKDTAETSPESFMPVGKPRAKDYGHSSGSAIDKHGVMFINMVTRDSVWCWDTRKEHIPQNLGVIGVSNESLVFPNDLRVDHEDRQSFWTISNRLPMYLYGPWNPHDINFRVYRGYVDEAVRNTVCDPNYIVPESEHGYDETC from the exons ATGACAAACGTAATGCCGCTGCTGGTGTCAATGACCCTGTTGGGACTTCAGGAGTACTCAGCCCAGAGCCCAAACCTCCTGGAGCAGATTTCCCAAGAGCTGGAGCCCCCCCAAATACCGGAAGGTGGATATAGAGTA TCTTCTTCCAGTTTTCTCAGTCCCGAGATTCTCAACTCCATGAGATCGGGTAGATTCAGTGAATCGCAACACAGTGCCTCTTATGGTAATACTAATGGTAACGATTTTACATTCGTCGAGCCAAGTCTCAGCTTCGAACCACCAGGTAATTCAATTCCTATGGAGGATAAACCTGGTCCATCGATGGAGCTT gtCTATGCGTGGAGAACAGTTGACTTCGAATTCGAGAGTGAAGCAGCACGAGAGCGTGCAATATTCGAGGGCAATTACATCCCAGAGAATAATTTACCACTCGGTTTGGAGTTCTGGCACGATAGGGTCTTTGTTACACTGCCAAAGTGGAGAAGTGGAGTGCCAGCTACACTCACCACTGCCCCGAGGTACTCTAAGGATAGAAGCCCGAAATTGAGACCCTATCCGAGCTGGGGATGGCATCATCAAG ATTCATGTGGAGGCATGACATCAGTGTTCCGTGTCCAAGTAGACGAGTGTGACCGGCTCTGGGTCTTGGACTCCGGTACAGTGAATCTCACCGCGGATCCAAAGCAGATCTGTCCCCCCGCGATCTTCCTCTTCGACCTGCGAACAGACCGCCTCCTCCGACGTTACCAGATCCCCGAGGACCAAGTGAAGCAGGACTCCTTGTGGTCGAACATAGTCGTGGACGTCAGAGACGGCAACTGTAACTCAGCGACAGCCTATTTATCAGATGTGTGGCGATTCGCAATGATAGTCTACCACTTTTCGAATGACACGTCCTTCCGGATTCAGCATCACTTCTTCCTCCCGGATCCCCTGTCAGCGCGCTATGAACTCCACGGAATCCAGTTCCAGTGGATGGACGGCGTTCTGGGGCTCGCCCTGAGCCCTTTGGACATCAACAACGATCGTACCCTCTTCTTCCATCCCATGTCGAGCTTCCGAGAATTCGCCGTCTCCACCTCCGTCCTAACTGATAAGGACACAGCTGAGACGAGTCCCGAGAGCTTTATGCCAGTGGGCAAGCCTCGAGCGAAGGACTACGGTCACTCCTCAGGATCAGCTATAGACAAACACGGAGTAATGTTCATTAATATGGTGACCAGGGACTCGGTCTGGTGCTGGGACACCAGGAAAGAGCATATTCCGCAGAATCTGGGAGTCATCGGTGTTAGCAATGAGTCCCTCGTCTTTCCGAACGATCTCAGGGTCGATCACGAGGACCGGCAGAGCTTCTGGACCATCTCCAATAGACTACCCATGTACCTTTATGGTCCCTGGAACCCTCATGACATCAACTTCCGGGTCTACAGGGGGTATGTTGATGAAGCTGTCAGAAATACCGTGTGCGATCCCAATTACATCGTTCCGGAGTCCGAGCATGGGTACGACGAAACATGCTGA
- the LOC135167852 gene encoding protein yellow-like isoform X2, whose protein sequence is MLRIFKSGMTNVMPLLVSMTLLGLQEYSAQSPNLLEQISQELEPPQIPEGGYRVSSSSFLSPEILNSMRSGRFSESQHSASYGNTNGNDFTFVEPSLSFEPPGNSIPMEDKPGPSMELVYAWRTVDFEFESEAARERAIFEGNYIPENNLPLGLEFWHDRVFVTLPKWRSGVPATLTTAPRYSKDRSPKLRPYPSWGWHHQDSCGGMTSVFRVQVDECDRLWVLDSGTVNLTADPKQICPPAIFLFDLRTDRLLRRYQIPEDQVKQDSLWSNIVVDVRDGNCNSATAYLSDVWRFAMIVYHFSNDTSFRIQHHFFLPDPLSARYELHGIQFQWMDGVLGLALSPLDINNDRTLFFHPMSSFREFAVSTSVLTDKDTAETSPESFMPVGKPRAKDYGHSSGSAIDKHGVMFINMVTRDSVWCWDTRKEHIPQNLGVIGVSNESLVFPNDLRVDHEDRQSFWTISNRLPMYLYGPWNPHDINFRVYRGYVDEAVRNTVCDPNYIVPESEHGYDETC, encoded by the exons ATGCTCCGCATTTTCAAATCTG GTATGACAAACGTAATGCCGCTGCTGGTGTCAATGACCCTGTTGGGACTTCAGGAGTACTCAGCCCAGAGCCCAAACCTCCTGGAGCAGATTTCCCAAGAGCTGGAGCCCCCCCAAATACCGGAAGGTGGATATAGAGTA TCTTCTTCCAGTTTTCTCAGTCCCGAGATTCTCAACTCCATGAGATCGGGTAGATTCAGTGAATCGCAACACAGTGCCTCTTATGGTAATACTAATGGTAACGATTTTACATTCGTCGAGCCAAGTCTCAGCTTCGAACCACCAGGTAATTCAATTCCTATGGAGGATAAACCTGGTCCATCGATGGAGCTT gtCTATGCGTGGAGAACAGTTGACTTCGAATTCGAGAGTGAAGCAGCACGAGAGCGTGCAATATTCGAGGGCAATTACATCCCAGAGAATAATTTACCACTCGGTTTGGAGTTCTGGCACGATAGGGTCTTTGTTACACTGCCAAAGTGGAGAAGTGGAGTGCCAGCTACACTCACCACTGCCCCGAGGTACTCTAAGGATAGAAGCCCGAAATTGAGACCCTATCCGAGCTGGGGATGGCATCATCAAG ATTCATGTGGAGGCATGACATCAGTGTTCCGTGTCCAAGTAGACGAGTGTGACCGGCTCTGGGTCTTGGACTCCGGTACAGTGAATCTCACCGCGGATCCAAAGCAGATCTGTCCCCCCGCGATCTTCCTCTTCGACCTGCGAACAGACCGCCTCCTCCGACGTTACCAGATCCCCGAGGACCAAGTGAAGCAGGACTCCTTGTGGTCGAACATAGTCGTGGACGTCAGAGACGGCAACTGTAACTCAGCGACAGCCTATTTATCAGATGTGTGGCGATTCGCAATGATAGTCTACCACTTTTCGAATGACACGTCCTTCCGGATTCAGCATCACTTCTTCCTCCCGGATCCCCTGTCAGCGCGCTATGAACTCCACGGAATCCAGTTCCAGTGGATGGACGGCGTTCTGGGGCTCGCCCTGAGCCCTTTGGACATCAACAACGATCGTACCCTCTTCTTCCATCCCATGTCGAGCTTCCGAGAATTCGCCGTCTCCACCTCCGTCCTAACTGATAAGGACACAGCTGAGACGAGTCCCGAGAGCTTTATGCCAGTGGGCAAGCCTCGAGCGAAGGACTACGGTCACTCCTCAGGATCAGCTATAGACAAACACGGAGTAATGTTCATTAATATGGTGACCAGGGACTCGGTCTGGTGCTGGGACACCAGGAAAGAGCATATTCCGCAGAATCTGGGAGTCATCGGTGTTAGCAATGAGTCCCTCGTCTTTCCGAACGATCTCAGGGTCGATCACGAGGACCGGCAGAGCTTCTGGACCATCTCCAATAGACTACCCATGTACCTTTATGGTCCCTGGAACCCTCATGACATCAACTTCCGGGTCTACAGGGGGTATGTTGATGAAGCTGTCAGAAATACCGTGTGCGATCCCAATTACATCGTTCCGGAGTCCGAGCATGGGTACGACGAAACATGCTGA
- the LOC135167852 gene encoding protein yellow-like isoform X3, which yields MTRGMTNVMPLLVSMTLLGLQEYSAQSPNLLEQISQELEPPQIPEGGYRVSSSSFLSPEILNSMRSGRFSESQHSASYGNTNGNDFTFVEPSLSFEPPGNSIPMEDKPGPSMELVYAWRTVDFEFESEAARERAIFEGNYIPENNLPLGLEFWHDRVFVTLPKWRSGVPATLTTAPRYSKDRSPKLRPYPSWGWHHQDSCGGMTSVFRVQVDECDRLWVLDSGTVNLTADPKQICPPAIFLFDLRTDRLLRRYQIPEDQVKQDSLWSNIVVDVRDGNCNSATAYLSDVWRFAMIVYHFSNDTSFRIQHHFFLPDPLSARYELHGIQFQWMDGVLGLALSPLDINNDRTLFFHPMSSFREFAVSTSVLTDKDTAETSPESFMPVGKPRAKDYGHSSGSAIDKHGVMFINMVTRDSVWCWDTRKEHIPQNLGVIGVSNESLVFPNDLRVDHEDRQSFWTISNRLPMYLYGPWNPHDINFRVYRGYVDEAVRNTVCDPNYIVPESEHGYDETC from the exons ATGACTCGAG GTATGACAAACGTAATGCCGCTGCTGGTGTCAATGACCCTGTTGGGACTTCAGGAGTACTCAGCCCAGAGCCCAAACCTCCTGGAGCAGATTTCCCAAGAGCTGGAGCCCCCCCAAATACCGGAAGGTGGATATAGAGTA TCTTCTTCCAGTTTTCTCAGTCCCGAGATTCTCAACTCCATGAGATCGGGTAGATTCAGTGAATCGCAACACAGTGCCTCTTATGGTAATACTAATGGTAACGATTTTACATTCGTCGAGCCAAGTCTCAGCTTCGAACCACCAGGTAATTCAATTCCTATGGAGGATAAACCTGGTCCATCGATGGAGCTT gtCTATGCGTGGAGAACAGTTGACTTCGAATTCGAGAGTGAAGCAGCACGAGAGCGTGCAATATTCGAGGGCAATTACATCCCAGAGAATAATTTACCACTCGGTTTGGAGTTCTGGCACGATAGGGTCTTTGTTACACTGCCAAAGTGGAGAAGTGGAGTGCCAGCTACACTCACCACTGCCCCGAGGTACTCTAAGGATAGAAGCCCGAAATTGAGACCCTATCCGAGCTGGGGATGGCATCATCAAG ATTCATGTGGAGGCATGACATCAGTGTTCCGTGTCCAAGTAGACGAGTGTGACCGGCTCTGGGTCTTGGACTCCGGTACAGTGAATCTCACCGCGGATCCAAAGCAGATCTGTCCCCCCGCGATCTTCCTCTTCGACCTGCGAACAGACCGCCTCCTCCGACGTTACCAGATCCCCGAGGACCAAGTGAAGCAGGACTCCTTGTGGTCGAACATAGTCGTGGACGTCAGAGACGGCAACTGTAACTCAGCGACAGCCTATTTATCAGATGTGTGGCGATTCGCAATGATAGTCTACCACTTTTCGAATGACACGTCCTTCCGGATTCAGCATCACTTCTTCCTCCCGGATCCCCTGTCAGCGCGCTATGAACTCCACGGAATCCAGTTCCAGTGGATGGACGGCGTTCTGGGGCTCGCCCTGAGCCCTTTGGACATCAACAACGATCGTACCCTCTTCTTCCATCCCATGTCGAGCTTCCGAGAATTCGCCGTCTCCACCTCCGTCCTAACTGATAAGGACACAGCTGAGACGAGTCCCGAGAGCTTTATGCCAGTGGGCAAGCCTCGAGCGAAGGACTACGGTCACTCCTCAGGATCAGCTATAGACAAACACGGAGTAATGTTCATTAATATGGTGACCAGGGACTCGGTCTGGTGCTGGGACACCAGGAAAGAGCATATTCCGCAGAATCTGGGAGTCATCGGTGTTAGCAATGAGTCCCTCGTCTTTCCGAACGATCTCAGGGTCGATCACGAGGACCGGCAGAGCTTCTGGACCATCTCCAATAGACTACCCATGTACCTTTATGGTCCCTGGAACCCTCATGACATCAACTTCCGGGTCTACAGGGGGTATGTTGATGAAGCTGTCAGAAATACCGTGTGCGATCCCAATTACATCGTTCCGGAGTCCGAGCATGGGTACGACGAAACATGCTGA
- the LOC135167852 gene encoding protein yellow-like isoform X4, whose translation MVSCMTNVMPLLVSMTLLGLQEYSAQSPNLLEQISQELEPPQIPEGGYRVSSSSFLSPEILNSMRSGRFSESQHSASYGNTNGNDFTFVEPSLSFEPPGNSIPMEDKPGPSMELVYAWRTVDFEFESEAARERAIFEGNYIPENNLPLGLEFWHDRVFVTLPKWRSGVPATLTTAPRYSKDRSPKLRPYPSWGWHHQDSCGGMTSVFRVQVDECDRLWVLDSGTVNLTADPKQICPPAIFLFDLRTDRLLRRYQIPEDQVKQDSLWSNIVVDVRDGNCNSATAYLSDVWRFAMIVYHFSNDTSFRIQHHFFLPDPLSARYELHGIQFQWMDGVLGLALSPLDINNDRTLFFHPMSSFREFAVSTSVLTDKDTAETSPESFMPVGKPRAKDYGHSSGSAIDKHGVMFINMVTRDSVWCWDTRKEHIPQNLGVIGVSNESLVFPNDLRVDHEDRQSFWTISNRLPMYLYGPWNPHDINFRVYRGYVDEAVRNTVCDPNYIVPESEHGYDETC comes from the exons ATGGTGTCAT GTATGACAAACGTAATGCCGCTGCTGGTGTCAATGACCCTGTTGGGACTTCAGGAGTACTCAGCCCAGAGCCCAAACCTCCTGGAGCAGATTTCCCAAGAGCTGGAGCCCCCCCAAATACCGGAAGGTGGATATAGAGTA TCTTCTTCCAGTTTTCTCAGTCCCGAGATTCTCAACTCCATGAGATCGGGTAGATTCAGTGAATCGCAACACAGTGCCTCTTATGGTAATACTAATGGTAACGATTTTACATTCGTCGAGCCAAGTCTCAGCTTCGAACCACCAGGTAATTCAATTCCTATGGAGGATAAACCTGGTCCATCGATGGAGCTT gtCTATGCGTGGAGAACAGTTGACTTCGAATTCGAGAGTGAAGCAGCACGAGAGCGTGCAATATTCGAGGGCAATTACATCCCAGAGAATAATTTACCACTCGGTTTGGAGTTCTGGCACGATAGGGTCTTTGTTACACTGCCAAAGTGGAGAAGTGGAGTGCCAGCTACACTCACCACTGCCCCGAGGTACTCTAAGGATAGAAGCCCGAAATTGAGACCCTATCCGAGCTGGGGATGGCATCATCAAG ATTCATGTGGAGGCATGACATCAGTGTTCCGTGTCCAAGTAGACGAGTGTGACCGGCTCTGGGTCTTGGACTCCGGTACAGTGAATCTCACCGCGGATCCAAAGCAGATCTGTCCCCCCGCGATCTTCCTCTTCGACCTGCGAACAGACCGCCTCCTCCGACGTTACCAGATCCCCGAGGACCAAGTGAAGCAGGACTCCTTGTGGTCGAACATAGTCGTGGACGTCAGAGACGGCAACTGTAACTCAGCGACAGCCTATTTATCAGATGTGTGGCGATTCGCAATGATAGTCTACCACTTTTCGAATGACACGTCCTTCCGGATTCAGCATCACTTCTTCCTCCCGGATCCCCTGTCAGCGCGCTATGAACTCCACGGAATCCAGTTCCAGTGGATGGACGGCGTTCTGGGGCTCGCCCTGAGCCCTTTGGACATCAACAACGATCGTACCCTCTTCTTCCATCCCATGTCGAGCTTCCGAGAATTCGCCGTCTCCACCTCCGTCCTAACTGATAAGGACACAGCTGAGACGAGTCCCGAGAGCTTTATGCCAGTGGGCAAGCCTCGAGCGAAGGACTACGGTCACTCCTCAGGATCAGCTATAGACAAACACGGAGTAATGTTCATTAATATGGTGACCAGGGACTCGGTCTGGTGCTGGGACACCAGGAAAGAGCATATTCCGCAGAATCTGGGAGTCATCGGTGTTAGCAATGAGTCCCTCGTCTTTCCGAACGATCTCAGGGTCGATCACGAGGACCGGCAGAGCTTCTGGACCATCTCCAATAGACTACCCATGTACCTTTATGGTCCCTGGAACCCTCATGACATCAACTTCCGGGTCTACAGGGGGTATGTTGATGAAGCTGTCAGAAATACCGTGTGCGATCCCAATTACATCGTTCCGGAGTCCGAGCATGGGTACGACGAAACATGCTGA
- the LOC135168707 gene encoding uncharacterized protein LOC135168707, translating to MRDFLFILGALLSLGLGQSEVLDTIAQWPLLDFALPYDRAFLNEYRPENVVPTGFAVGWHRIFITIPRLFRGVPATLSAIPRDIPLGSSPQLQAYPSWEWHNAGKGEFNCSGLISVYRVNVDKCNRLWVLDSGINTSLDDFRVVCPPKLLVFDLQTDTLVRSYVFPRQSLRPNSLLTNLVIDDTSANTCDDVFVYITDTAGPGLVVFDGATDRSWRVLHASMYPDPDYTIYQIAGDSFELFDGIVGLAFSPRLSQVYYQPLATDRMFSIPTSALQSGPPPFGEQLPVTLVGRKSSQGLGMTVDPRDDTILFAPLTETAVASWNPHTNNQRIVAYQPEQLQFVAELRWVDRDNGNIWLLSSRFQKFFTRRVNNREINLRILRIRPGSTGAHSPIPHRFDAHALNIYNNTLLQSVTKHIAICRSSVTGSMHKYLWFLSFLCSAPVINAGKLQVLYEWSWIDYLWESEAHKAAAILSGQYNYTKPVIIDVDVWKGRKKKYRNNFKTFVTVVRRPGVPASLTTVSDEMGYGGPLLAPYPNWNWAIEGDCYGITSVFRVAIDECDRLWVLDTGKIEDEHVCPAQLLAFDLHTDRLLKRVRIPRSLAKNAITKQGLFVTPIVETEGLNCKKTHVYMADTTGNGLVIYNGTTLWRLESPAFASQEAAANFTVAGEQFYLDDGVLGMALSPPVSPQENYRYLMLRPLASYDMVSAETSNLHESHSAPVRYTLVSRALPSQAAGMAFSASGVLFFGLIQQHAIACWNMHKTIAPENIVIVDHDIDYYQFVSGVKVIPKHITERHEELWIATNRYQKIALDVQNFNDINFRIMSRRLDRLIRGTNCDPQSNFGHFFTDAEDIIWDYSRYLWRLGNAKK from the exons ATGAG AgactttttgtttattttgggAGCGTTATTGTCACTGGGGCTTGGCCAATCAGAGGTCCTCGACACGATAGCTCAGTGGCCACTCTTGGACTTTGCACTGCCTTACGATCGAGcttttttgaatgaatatcGGCCGGAGAATGTCGTGCCAACTGGATTTGCAGTTGGTTggcacagaatttttattacaattcCCCGGTTGTTTCGCGGAGTACCGGCTACATTGAGTGCCATTCCCCGGGATATACCACTCGGGAGCAGTCCTCAATTGCAAGCTTATCCGTCCTGGGAGTGGCACAATGCCGGCAAAGGAGAGTTCAACTGCTCCGGATTGATTTCTGTCTATAGAGTTAATGTGGACAAGTGCAACAGGCTTTGGGTGCTCGATAGTGGAATTAATACGTCACTCGACGACTTCCGGGTTGTCTGTCCGCCGAAACTACTTGTTTTTGACTTGCAGACTGATACCCTGGTGCGGTCTTACGTCTTTCCTCGTCAG TCGTTGAGACCAAATAGTCTGCTCACAAATTTGGTGATTGATGACACATCAGCAAATACCTGCGACGATGTTTTCGTATACATAACTGATACAGCAGGACCTG GTCTCGTGGTATTCGATGGAGCGACCGACAGGAGCTGGAGAGTCCTCCACGCATCAATGTATCCTGATCCGGATTATACAATTTATCAG ATCGCTGGGGACTCATTTGAGCTGTTCGATGGTATCGTGGGTCTGGCATTCTCCCCTCGCCTGAGTCAAGTGTACTATCAACCACTTGCGACAGACCGCATGTTCTCCATTCCAACGTCAGCACTTCAATCTGGCCCTCCTCCCTTTGGTGAACAATTGCCCGTCACTCTCGTCGGTAGAAAGTCCAGTCAGGGACTGGGAATGACTGTTGACCCTCGCGATGACACTATACTATTTGCCCCGCTGACCGAAACTGCTGTTGCCAGTTGGAATCCGCATACAAATAACCAACg GATTGTTGCATACCAGCCCGAGCAACTTCAATTCGTGGCCGAATTAAGGTGGGTCGATCGAGACAACGGAAACATTTGGCTGCTCTCCTCACGCTTCCAGAAATTCTTCACACGACGAGTGAACAACCGAGAAATAAACTTGAGAATCCTACGAATTCGTCCCGGCTCCACTGGAGCCCATTCACCAATTCCCCACCGCTTTGATGCCCATGCCCTTAACATATACAACAACACTCTTCTCCAA TCAGTCACTAAACACATCGCAATCTGTCGTTCAAGTGTCACCGGAAGTATGCACAAGTATCTCTGGTTTTTGTCATTCCTCTGTTCTGCACCGGTGATCAATGCCGGAAAGTTGCAAGTATTGTACGAGTGGTCATGGATCGATTATCTGTGGGAGAGCGAGGCACACAAAGCAGCGGCCATTCTGTCAGGACAGTACAATTACACAAAACCAGTGATCATTGATGTTGATGTTTGGAAAGgaaggaagaaaaaataccgaaaca ATTTCAAGACTTTTGTCACTGTGGTGAGGAGGCCAGGGGTGCCAGCGAGTTTGACAACTGTGTCTGATGAAATGGGATATGGGGGGCCACTACTTGCACCTTATCCCAATTGGAATTGGGCAATCGAGGGCGATTGTTATGGGATTACGAGTGTCTTCCGTGTAGCT ATCGACGAATGTGACCGCTTGTGGGTGCTGGACACTGGAAAGATCGAAGATGAGCACGTGTGTCCAGCCCAGTTGCTCGCGTTTGATCTCCACACAGATCGTTTGCTGAAACGAGTGAGGATCCCACGAAGTCTCGCTAAGAATGCAATAACCAAGCAGGGATTATTTGTTACTCCGATTGTAGAAACTGAGGGTCTTAATTGTAAGAAAACTCAT GTCTACATGGCAGACACAACGGGAAATGGTCTAGTCATTTACAACGGGACAACTCTGTGGCGTCTGGAATCACCAGCATTTGCCTCTCAAGAAGCAGCAGCAAATTTCACAGTAGCTGGTGAACAGTTTTACCTGGACGATGGAGTACTCGGAATGGCACTGAGTCCACCCGTGAGTCCACAGGAGAATTACAGATATCTCATGCTTCGACCACTCGCCTCCTACGACATGGTATCAGCTGAGACTTCTAATCTCCATGAATCTCATTCTGCTCCTGTACGTTACACTCTCGTATCGAGGGCACTACCCAGCCAAGCTGCTGGCATGGCATTCTCAGCCAGTGGAGTACTCTTCTTTGGCCTCATTCAGCAGCATGCCATTGCCTGCTGGAATATGCACAAAACCATTGCTCCAGAAAATATT GTAATCGTTGACCATGACATTGACTACTACCAATTCGTAAGCGGAGTGAAAGTAATTCCAAAACACATTACTGAGAGACATGAGGAGTTATGGATAGCCACAAACAGATATCAAAAGATAGCTTTGGATGTGCAAAACTTTAACGACATAAACTTCAGAATTATGTCTCGTAGATTGGATCGTCTTATCAGAGGCACCAACTGCGATCCACAATCTAATTTtgggcattttttcactgacgcTGAGGACATCATTTGGGACTACAGTCGATATCTCTGGAGATTGGGCAATGCTAAGAAATAA